From the Williamwhitmania sp. genome, the window CTATGATGAAGGTGCTCTTTAATATACAACACATAATAAAAAATGGCGTGCAGAACTGCACGCCATTTTTTATTTCCTTATAAAGCAACCTACTTCACCACAGCATTAAAATCGGTATCAAGCGCCTTGTTTTTAGAAAAATCAAAAAGCGCCACCGCTTGAAGATTGTAGTATGAACTCCAGTAGGATTCGAGGGCGTTAAGATAACTAACCTTAGCGGCATCCTTCTCATTCTGTGCAACGTTAAGATCGAGAACCGTTATCTTTCCAATGAGAAAGCGCTGCTTGGTGACCTCGTAACGCTTCTGCGCAATGGTATCGGCCTTAGTTGCAATATATAGCTGTTCGTCTTCCATGTTATACTTCATTACCTGAAGAAAAAGCTGCTGGTCGAAGTCAACAATTGATTGCTGCACATTGATACGAACAAGCTCCATGTTGGACTGCGCCATCTTTACCTTTCCCTTTCCTAGCCCCCAATCGAGAATGGGAACCTGTACACCAAGAGTAACCTGTTGCTGGTTCTGTGGACTCACATAGGCATTCGACCACTCGGGTGCCTGTTGCGTTAAGCCGTAGCTAGCGCTTATATTTGCCTGAAATCCTCGCTGCGAACGCGCCTGTGCCACTTTCTCCTGAGACTCCAAGAGCTGCCGCTGATATAAGAGCAAGTCTGGGTTGTTCACACCCACTTTCTCCTTAACATCGTTGTAGCCAAGCTCCTTTACCGTTGGTGCATCAGGAAGAGAAAGTTGAATATTGACATTGTCGTTGAAACCCAGAAATGAGCGCAGCTGGTACTTCTTTACCTCCAGATCAATTCTGGCCTCGTTGAGTGCCTTGCCTGCATTAAGCGAACTCAACTCCATTTGCAAGAGGTCGTTCTCGGCTATGGTGCCAATGTTGTAACGTCCCTTGGCAATTTTGTAAAGTGTATCTGTGTTGGCATAGTTTACCTGAGCAACCTCCAGCTCCTGCTGAGCAATGAGCAGGTTAAAAAATAAATTCACCGCTTTTATCGACACATTTTCCATGTCCTGCAAATATCTTCGCTTAGCCTCCTCATACTTCAATGGCTCAATTTTCCGCTGCCAACGCAGGGAATTGTATCCAGATATTGGCTGCCTGAGTCCAATCATTATGGGTGTGGTGAGGAATGCCGTGGAACGGTCGCTTCCCAGCTGGTCGGTACGCATCAGGTCGGAGGAGATATATAGGTTACCACCAGTGAGCCCAATGTTCTGATTTAAGCTCATATCGGCATAGGCACTGTTGGAGTTCTCCTCTATGTAGCTGTAGGTTCCATCGGGCAGTTGGTATTTGATAATGCTCCGATTAAAATTTGGAACGGTTGCATTTAAACTTAGTGCAGGGAGAAATGCGGCCTTGTATGTTCTATATCCCCAATAGCTGGCCCGAAAAGTATTCTTGGCTCTGAAAGCATCAGGCGACTGATCTTTAGCCAACTGAATAACATCAGCCAAGGAGAAGTTCTCCACCATCGGTTGCTGTTGAGCCATGGAGGCAAACGGAAAGGCTACAGCTAAGATAAATAGTATCTTACATGGACTCATTACTCTATCTTTTTTCAATAACTTATTGTTATTCATACCTCAACGATTCGATGGGATCCTTATCTGCTGCCCTTTTCGCAGGGGAATAGCCAAAAATAATTCCAACAGCTGCCGATACGCCAAAAGCCAAAACTATGGAGAGTGGCGAAACAATAGTCTTTATGTCGGCAAAATGGGTGATGAGTAGGGAAAGTACCACGCCAAGCACTACACCTATAAAACCTCCTGTAACGCTGATTAACACTGCCTCCGACAGAAACTGCACCACAATATCCTTCTTTTTCGCCCCAATTGCCAGCCGAGTTCCTATCTCCTTAATTCGTTCCATAACCGAGGCAAACATGATGTTCATAATTCCTATTCCTCCTACAACTAGCGATATGGAAGCTATGGCACCCAGTACAATGTTGAATATATCCTTGGTACGCTGCTGCTGCTTTAGCAGCATTTCGGGAACCGTGATTTCAAAATCGTTGACATTCTGATGCCTGCGCAGGAGCATTCGGGAAAGAACCTCGACAGTTGAGGTCAAATCTTCCGTCTTATCAACCTGTATCACAAGCTTATCTAGCTGATTGTAGTTGTTAGATTTGGTATTATTGTTGGACCCAGAAACAACACCAAAGCCAAAGAAAACAACGGTGTTTGACTTCTTCATGTTGACGAGCGCCCTATTTTTATAGCGGTTCAGCATAGTATTGACCGGTATAAAAACGTTATCGTTGTACACATTCACCCCCACATTGGCAAAGGCGGTAACACTCACATTCGACTTTTTAAGCACCCCAACCACCTTGAGCCATACACTTCCAAACTTAAGCCACTGACCAACTGGGTCAACCGTGTTAAACAGTTTGGCTGCAACATTGGAACCAATTACGCATACGGGTAAAGCGTGCGAAGTCTGATATTCAGAAAAGATATAGCCACGCTCTAGGGGTAGGTTATAAATGTTGAAGTAGGCGGGGGCAACGCCAATAATCTTGGCATTGATGCGAACCCCATTTTGAATCACAAACGTGTTTTCAATAATTTCAGGGCTAATAATCTTAATTGATGGGATAACAGCCTTAATATCCTCGGCATCGGCAAGGGTCAAGCCGGGAGAGTACTTTTGAGAATCGGACTTTCCGGCAGTGTTAGAAACATTTTGCTGCTGGCTGTCGTCATCGTTCAGCACTGGAGTAACCACAATATTGTTCACCCCCACCATCTTTATCTGCTCCAAAATTTCCTGACGGGCACCATTGCCAATGGCTAGCATGGAGATAACAGCTGCAACACCAAATATGATTCCCAACCCAGTTAAGAAAGACCGGAGTTTGTTAGCCAGAATGGAATCAACCGCTATTTGGAAATCGTGGATATATCTTTTGTAAACCTTTTTAAACATCGCTCTCTGGTTTACTTATTTTCATTCCGATTCTTTCCGCCCACTTTTCCTCCCACTTTCATGGCACTGCGGGCTTTATCCTTTTGCTCCATCTGCTGCTGCAAGTTGAGCTGTCGAATAGCCTCATCTTCCTTCTCCTTCTTGATGCGCTCCTTAATTTGCGGTATCAACTCACTATTTTCAACCTCAAATTTATCAGCACCATCCGGTATGGATAGATAAACCTCCTCGCCTTCCTCCAGCCCCTTGTCGATAATAATGTGGGTGTCATTTTTGGGGCCAACCATCACTATCTTCTTCTTTCCCTTGGTGGTATACACAAAAGTAGTGCTATCGGATGCACCGTGCACCGCTTCAAGAGGGAGGTAAAGCTTATTCTTGTAGTTGGCAATTTCGATGAGATTACCCGTGGTCATGGCCGGACGAAGGATTGGATCGTACTCATTTACTTTAATGGTCACCTCAAAAACTTTGGCGTCGGCATTTGGAAGCTGTTCGCCAATGTTTGCCACATAGGTTACAACCCCAGTATACTTCTTATCGGGAAAGGCATCCACACTTATTCGGACCTTTTGACCCACCTTAACCTTGCTTATATCGATTTCGTTTACGTAACACTTCGAATTCATAGCAGATAGGTCAGGAAGTGTGGCCACGGTTAAATCCCATGCCGAGATTGACGATCCAACCTTACGCTTTTCGCCGCCCCACTCCTTGTAGTATATCACCATGCCCGGTTTTGGAGCGTAGATCACGAACTTTTTGAGAACTGCAACCAGTTCGTTGCGCTCGCGCTGCGATTTAGAAAGATTAACCGCCACCTCCTTCATAGAAGCCTTAGCCTGCTCCACCTTGAGCGTATAGTTCATTTTTGCTTGGGCCAAATCGCGGTTTGACTTTTCGAGGCTAATCTCGGCCTGCCGCTGCGTGGCTGGTGGTTCATACTTGCTCTGGTCTACAGTAATCTTCTTCTCCTCGGTATCAAACTTAAGGTTGATGAGGTCATCCCTCAAACTCCGAAGGGTTAGCGAGGTATCGAGCTCCGTTTTGGTGTACTGGCTCTGGTTTTTTTCTACCTCATCCTCGAGGTCCTTCAACCTTGAAGAAACGGCATTACGATCAAGGGTAGCCACATAATCACCGGAGTCAACCACAGTTCCTTCGGGCACTAAATCCACAATCTTAATATCGTTCACCCGGAAACTTCTATTTCGAAGTTCACTTGGGCCCTCAATATTCTCGAAATTTTGAGCTTGTAACTCTCCTGTTGTGGTTACCAATATTTCAAATGGTCCCCGCTTAACCTTTACCTTTTGTTCAACCTTTTTATCCGACTTTCCGGTAAAAACAAAAACAAGCACTAAAATAAGTAAAGCTCCTCCAATGTAGTAGTAATATTTCCGTTTCATTGCAAATTATGATATGGTTAAGGTGTGGCAAGCACAACCGATAAGCACTTGTCGGCGCCATATAAAAACGCCGACAGCCCAACAAAAATTATGATAATTGGAATAACTGTTTGCAAAAAGGTTTAGTGCGCTACAAGCCTGCCAACTTCTTTAGCACATCAATGGCCTCTGCGGCTATGGCTGCAGCCTTTACCGACGAAGTGCTTTCGGAATAAACTCGGATAATGGGCTCGGTATTTGACTTACGCATGTGCACCCATTCGTGGCCAAAGTCAACTTTGACACCATCGATATCGGTGACCTTTTGTGCGGCGAAATGCTTCTTAGCCTTCACCAAAAGCCCATCAACATCGAATCCTTCGGGAAGCTGAATTTTGTTCTTCGACATATGGTAGTCGGGATAACTTCTGCGGAGTTCTGAGCAAGAAATAGCTTTGTGCGCTAGGTGACTAAGGAACAGCGCCACTCCAACAAGTGCATCACGTCCATAGTGCAATTCAGGATAGATTACCCCGCCATTGCCCTCGCCGCCAATAACAGCGCTGTGCTTTTTCATGGCCTCCACCACGTTAACCTCGCCAACCGCCGCGGCAAAGTAGCTGCCCCCATTATTTTGGGTAACATCGCGCAGTGCTTGAGACGAAGATAGGTTGGAAACCGTATTCCCTTTTACTTTTGAAAGCACGTAGTCGGCCACAGCCACAAGTGTATACTCCTCACCAAACATCGACCCATCCTCACACACCAGTGCTAGCCTATCCACGTCGGGATCGACCACAACTCCCAGCTGAGCTTTCTGCTTTACAACCTCGGCAGATATCTCCGTTAGATTCTCAGGCAGTGGTTCAGGATTGTGCGGAAAATTGCCATTGGGTTCGCAGTAGAGTTCCACCACCTCAACTCCCATGCGACGAAGTAAAGCCGGAATGGCAACGCCACCAACGGAGTTCACGGCATCAACCACTACCTTGAAGTGTGCTTTTTTAATAGCCTCGGTATCAACCATGGGAAGAGCCAATACCATATCGATATGCTTCTCGGTAAACGATTCGGAACGAACAACGCGCCCAAGTTCTCCAACCTCAACAAATGGCAGTTTACCCGATTCGGCAATGGAGAGCACCCTCTTCCCATCGAGGTCGGAAAGGAACTCACCCTTTGAGTTAAGCAGCTTCAATGCATTCCACTGTGCGGGGTTATGGCTGGCAGTAAGGATAAGGCCTCCGTCGGCTTTGAAATGAATAACCGCCAGCTCCACCGTTGGCGTGGTTGCATGGCCTAGCTCAATAACATCGACTCCACAGCCCATTAGCGTTCCAACCACTAGTCGATCGACCATCTCACCTGATATACGTGCATCACGGCCAACTGCAACCAGCGGTTTTCCCTTGCCACAGGTATCGCGTAGCCAACCAGCATAGGCAGCTGTAAATTTCACAACATCGAAGGGGGTTAACCCCTTGCCCGGTTCTCCACCAATGGTTCCACGAATTCCGGATATGGACTTAATTAGCGTCATATTTTTGAAAAATTAACATTTAACAGTTTGGCTGCGAGCAAAATATTCTCAACCTGAAGCACTGGTTGGATAACGCTGCATAGAACAAAGGTAGCAAAACCCCGTAATCTTCTCTGCTTAAATAACAAACCTTAGCTTATTTTATACGTAACATGTGGTCGTTGCCAAATTTATTGGTAACTTTGTAAGCTTCTTTTTAGCCAGAAGCCATTTTTATTTAACCATCAGTAATACAACACAACACACATCATGGAATCGGAGAACATCACTCCCCAGGAAGGTAGCCGCGAAGGTTACGAGGGGAAAAAGAAAAACGAAAGCCGGGAGGCCAGTAGTAA encodes:
- a CDS encoding TolC family protein; its protein translation is MSPCKILFILAVAFPFASMAQQQPMVENFSLADVIQLAKDQSPDAFRAKNTFRASYWGYRTYKAAFLPALSLNATVPNFNRSIIKYQLPDGTYSYIEENSNSAYADMSLNQNIGLTGGNLYISSDLMRTDQLGSDRSTAFLTTPIMIGLRQPISGYNSLRWQRKIEPLKYEEAKRRYLQDMENVSIKAVNLFFNLLIAQQELEVAQVNYANTDTLYKIAKGRYNIGTIAENDLLQMELSSLNAGKALNEARIDLEVKKYQLRSFLGFNDNVNIQLSLPDAPTVKELGYNDVKEKVGVNNPDLLLYQRQLLESQEKVAQARSQRGFQANISASYGLTQQAPEWSNAYVSPQNQQQVTLGVQVPILDWGLGKGKVKMAQSNMELVRINVQQSIVDFDQQLFLQVMKYNMEDEQLYIATKADTIAQKRYEVTKQRFLIGKITVLDLNVAQNEKDAAKVSYLNALESYWSSYYNLQAVALFDFSKNKALDTDFNAVVK
- a CDS encoding ABC transporter permease translates to MFKKVYKRYIHDFQIAVDSILANKLRSFLTGLGIIFGVAAVISMLAIGNGARQEILEQIKMVGVNNIVVTPVLNDDDSQQQNVSNTAGKSDSQKYSPGLTLADAEDIKAVIPSIKIISPEIIENTFVIQNGVRINAKIIGVAPAYFNIYNLPLERGYIFSEYQTSHALPVCVIGSNVAAKLFNTVDPVGQWLKFGSVWLKVVGVLKKSNVSVTAFANVGVNVYNDNVFIPVNTMLNRYKNRALVNMKKSNTVVFFGFGVVSGSNNNTKSNNYNQLDKLVIQVDKTEDLTSTVEVLSRMLLRRHQNVNDFEITVPEMLLKQQQRTKDIFNIVLGAIASISLVVGGIGIMNIMFASVMERIKEIGTRLAIGAKKKDIVVQFLSEAVLISVTGGFIGVVLGVVLSLLITHFADIKTIVSPLSIVLAFGVSAAVGIIFGYSPAKRAADKDPIESLRYE
- a CDS encoding efflux RND transporter periplasmic adaptor subunit encodes the protein MKRKYYYYIGGALLILVLVFVFTGKSDKKVEQKVKVKRGPFEILVTTTGELQAQNFENIEGPSELRNRSFRVNDIKIVDLVPEGTVVDSGDYVATLDRNAVSSRLKDLEDEVEKNQSQYTKTELDTSLTLRSLRDDLINLKFDTEEKKITVDQSKYEPPATQRQAEISLEKSNRDLAQAKMNYTLKVEQAKASMKEVAVNLSKSQRERNELVAVLKKFVIYAPKPGMVIYYKEWGGEKRKVGSSISAWDLTVATLPDLSAMNSKCYVNEIDISKVKVGQKVRISVDAFPDKKYTGVVTYVANIGEQLPNADAKVFEVTIKVNEYDPILRPAMTTGNLIEIANYKNKLYLPLEAVHGASDSTTFVYTTKGKKKIVMVGPKNDTHIIIDKGLEEGEEVYLSIPDGADKFEVENSELIPQIKERIKKEKEDEAIRQLNLQQQMEQKDKARSAMKVGGKVGGKNRNENK
- the glmM gene encoding phosphoglucosamine mutase — translated: MTLIKSISGIRGTIGGEPGKGLTPFDVVKFTAAYAGWLRDTCGKGKPLVAVGRDARISGEMVDRLVVGTLMGCGVDVIELGHATTPTVELAVIHFKADGGLILTASHNPAQWNALKLLNSKGEFLSDLDGKRVLSIAESGKLPFVEVGELGRVVRSESFTEKHIDMVLALPMVDTEAIKKAHFKVVVDAVNSVGGVAIPALLRRMGVEVVELYCEPNGNFPHNPEPLPENLTEISAEVVKQKAQLGVVVDPDVDRLALVCEDGSMFGEEYTLVAVADYVLSKVKGNTVSNLSSSQALRDVTQNNGGSYFAAAVGEVNVVEAMKKHSAVIGGEGNGGVIYPELHYGRDALVGVALFLSHLAHKAISCSELRRSYPDYHMSKNKIQLPEGFDVDGLLVKAKKHFAAQKVTDIDGVKVDFGHEWVHMRKSNTEPIIRVYSESTSSVKAAAIAAEAIDVLKKLAGL